Proteins co-encoded in one Pelobates fuscus isolate aPelFus1 chromosome 5, aPelFus1.pri, whole genome shotgun sequence genomic window:
- the TINCR gene encoding TINCR ubiquitin domain containing — protein sequence MSLKNGKSKLRRISSFWIKYEILIHLPEDSQMFSVSVRPTDTIKDLRVLLVQQGVTSWKKHFFYNGRQLGEYETIKNVNIKNGSVILLHKST from the coding sequence ATGTCTCTTAAAAATGGTAAAAGCAAATTGAGAAGAATATCTTCTTTTTGGATTAAATACGAGATCCTGATTCACTTACCAGAAGATAGTCAGATGTTCTCTGTGTCCGTCAGACCAACAGATACTATTAAGGACCTGCGAGTACTTTTAGTGCAACAAGGGGTCACTTCCTGGAAGAAACATTTCTTTTACAATGGGAGACAGTTGGGTGAATATGAAACTATTAAAAATgtcaacatcaaaaatggatcCGTCATATTGCTACATAAGAGCACCTGA